The Streptomyces seoulensis genome contains a region encoding:
- a CDS encoding penicillin-binding transpeptidase domain-containing protein, with protein MGKRRRAAERPKRRPAVLGGMIAVVVGGAGVGLYALYGGGASADEATTLSDHKKTGPPSALEVKTVTTRFLTAWQGGRIAEAAAATDDAPAATALLTGYTKDARLMGVTLTAGKPTGAKVPFSVKANLAYRGVSKPMAYGSSLTVVRRASDGAALVDWRPGVVHPELKDGDTLVTGESGTPPVKALDRTGAEVTAAKYPSLGTVLDGLREKYGKTAGGKAGVELRVVRGKASEKAGLSDKTLAELSEGTPGTVKTTLDPELQAAAEQQVAKRKQASVVALRASTGEILAVANSGHGFNIAFQGSLAPGSTMKVITSSLLIEKGLAGADKKHPCPKTFTFGGWKFHNDDDFEIKNGTFKASFARSCNTAFISQAKKLKNDDLTKQAQQVFGLSMNNWSAGVPTLDGSVPVQSAAQMAASLIGQGGVRMNPLNMASVAATVKTGTFHQPYLVAPSVDHRTLATASRTMSAKTLGQLRELMNFTAAYGTAAEAMSGLGPDFGAKTGSAEVDNQKKPNGWFTAYRGDLASAGVVQAGGHGGDTAGPIVATLLKTGG; from the coding sequence GTGGGCAAGAGAAGGCGTGCCGCCGAACGGCCGAAGCGGAGACCCGCCGTACTCGGCGGCATGATCGCCGTCGTGGTCGGCGGCGCCGGGGTAGGCCTCTACGCGCTGTACGGCGGCGGGGCGTCCGCCGACGAGGCGACCACGCTGTCGGACCACAAGAAGACCGGACCGCCCAGCGCGCTGGAGGTGAAGACGGTCACCACCCGCTTCCTGACCGCCTGGCAGGGGGGCCGGATCGCCGAGGCCGCGGCCGCCACCGACGACGCGCCGGCGGCCACCGCGCTGCTCACCGGCTACACCAAGGACGCCCGGCTGATGGGCGTCACGCTCACCGCCGGAAAGCCCACGGGCGCGAAGGTGCCGTTCTCCGTCAAGGCGAACCTCGCCTACCGGGGCGTCAGCAAGCCGATGGCGTACGGCAGCTCGCTCACCGTCGTACGGCGGGCGAGCGACGGCGCGGCGCTGGTCGACTGGCGGCCCGGTGTCGTGCACCCGGAGCTGAAGGACGGCGACACGCTGGTCACCGGCGAGTCGGGCACCCCGCCGGTCAAGGCGCTGGACCGCACCGGGGCCGAGGTGACGGCCGCGAAGTACCCCTCGCTGGGCACCGTGCTCGACGGGCTGCGGGAGAAGTACGGCAAGACGGCCGGCGGCAAGGCGGGCGTGGAGCTGCGCGTGGTGCGCGGCAAGGCGTCGGAGAAGGCCGGGCTGTCCGACAAGACGCTGGCGGAGCTGAGCGAGGGCACGCCGGGCACGGTGAAGACCACGCTGGACCCCGAGCTCCAGGCGGCGGCCGAGCAGCAGGTGGCCAAGCGCAAGCAGGCGTCGGTGGTGGCGCTGCGCGCCTCGACCGGGGAGATCCTCGCGGTCGCCAACAGCGGGCACGGCTTCAACATCGCCTTCCAGGGCTCGCTGGCCCCCGGCTCCACGATGAAGGTCATCACCTCCTCGCTGCTGATCGAGAAGGGCCTGGCCGGGGCGGACAAGAAGCACCCCTGCCCGAAGACGTTCACCTTCGGCGGCTGGAAGTTCCACAACGACGACGACTTCGAGATCAAGAACGGCACGTTCAAGGCGAGCTTCGCCCGCTCCTGCAACACCGCCTTCATCAGCCAGGCGAAGAAGCTGAAGAACGACGACCTGACCAAGCAGGCCCAGCAGGTCTTCGGTCTCTCCATGAACAACTGGTCGGCCGGTGTGCCCACGCTGGACGGCTCGGTCCCGGTGCAGTCGGCGGCCCAGATGGCGGCCTCCCTGATCGGGCAGGGCGGGGTGCGGATGAACCCGCTGAACATGGCCTCGGTGGCGGCGACGGTGAAGACCGGCACGTTCCACCAGCCCTACCTGGTCGCTCCGTCCGTGGACCACCGCACCCTGGCGACGGCGTCGCGCACCATGTCGGCGAAGACCCTCGGGCAGCTCCGCGAGCTGATGAACTTCACCGCCGCGTACGGCACGGCGGCCGAGGCGATGTCGGGGCTCGGCCCCGACTTCGGCGCCAAGACCGGCTCGGCGGAGGTCGACAACCAGAAGAAGCCCAACGGCTGGTTCACCGCCTACCGGGGCGACCTGGCCTCGGCGGGCGTGGTGCAGGCGGGCGGCCACGGCGGCGACACGGCCGGACCGATCGTCGCCACGCTGCTGAAGACCGGCGGCTGA
- a CDS encoding penicillin-binding transpeptidase domain-containing protein, giving the protein MGRGVRVAVISGVCATMLGGAGYGMYNIASALSSTTTGGGTAAPTGPPSREEVERTTRAFFAAWEKNQPDEGAALTNFPEAAKTLLTAYGSDAHITDLHVTPGKASGETVPFQVKATVSYGERSRPLAYASRLTVVRGVNSHRPLVDWDPALVHPKLGKGDSLTVEESATPQIEAVDRDGKVLTKEEYPSLGPVLDELRKRYGDKSGGRSGVELVIRHTESGTADTTLMTLAKGRAGKLRTTLSAGAQAAAEAAVSNYTNSSVAAVKPSTGEILAFANHRDDGFNAAFLGELAPGSTMKIISAATLIDSGLTTASGPAPCPPSAVSQSQTFTNLKNLAPNENATLSESFARSCNTAFVKFADSVRPDSLATEAAQRFGIGRNDWKVGVPSFDGRVPAPDGPDKAAGLIGQGQVQMSPLNMASVTATAKTGTFRQPVIVPLGLDGRVAATARGLSPATSQQLRVMMNRTARSGTAAGVMAGLSGNVGAKTGSAEVDGQSRSNSWFTGYRNDMAAAAMTEDGGHGIDAAGPIVARVLRSAG; this is encoded by the coding sequence ATGGGCAGGGGAGTCAGAGTCGCGGTCATCAGCGGTGTGTGCGCGACGATGCTGGGCGGGGCCGGGTACGGGATGTACAACATCGCCTCCGCGCTGAGCAGCACCACCACCGGCGGCGGCACCGCCGCACCGACGGGGCCGCCCAGCCGCGAGGAGGTCGAGCGGACCACCCGTGCGTTCTTCGCCGCCTGGGAGAAGAACCAGCCGGACGAGGGCGCCGCCCTCACCAACTTCCCCGAGGCCGCGAAGACGCTGCTGACGGCGTACGGCTCGGACGCGCACATCACCGACCTGCACGTCACCCCCGGCAAGGCCAGTGGGGAGACGGTGCCGTTCCAGGTGAAGGCGACGGTGTCGTACGGGGAGCGGTCCCGGCCGCTGGCGTACGCGAGCAGGCTGACCGTGGTGCGCGGGGTGAACTCGCACCGGCCGCTGGTCGACTGGGACCCCGCGCTGGTGCACCCGAAACTGGGGAAGGGCGACTCGCTGACCGTCGAGGAGTCCGCCACCCCGCAGATCGAAGCCGTGGACCGGGACGGCAAGGTGCTGACCAAGGAGGAGTACCCCTCCCTCGGCCCGGTCCTGGACGAGCTGCGCAAGCGCTACGGGGACAAGTCCGGCGGCCGGTCCGGGGTGGAGCTGGTGATCCGGCACACCGAGAGCGGCACGGCCGACACCACGCTGATGACACTGGCCAAGGGCAGGGCGGGCAAGCTGCGCACCACCCTCAGCGCGGGCGCGCAGGCGGCGGCCGAGGCGGCCGTGAGCAACTACACCAACTCCTCCGTGGCGGCGGTCAAGCCCAGCACGGGCGAGATCCTGGCCTTCGCCAACCACCGCGACGACGGCTTCAACGCGGCCTTCCTCGGTGAACTGGCACCCGGCTCCACGATGAAGATCATCAGCGCCGCGACCCTCATCGACTCCGGCCTGACCACGGCGAGCGGTCCGGCGCCCTGTCCGCCGTCCGCCGTCTCGCAGAGCCAGACCTTCACCAACCTCAAGAACCTCGCGCCGAACGAGAACGCCACCCTCTCCGAGAGCTTCGCCCGCTCCTGCAACACGGCGTTCGTGAAGTTCGCGGACTCGGTGAGGCCGGACTCCCTGGCCACGGAGGCCGCGCAGCGGTTCGGCATCGGGCGGAACGACTGGAAGGTGGGCGTGCCCTCCTTCGACGGCCGGGTGCCCGCGCCGGACGGCCCCGACAAGGCGGCCGGGCTGATCGGGCAGGGCCAGGTCCAGATGAGCCCGCTGAACATGGCCTCGGTGACCGCGACCGCGAAGACCGGGACCTTCCGCCAGCCGGTGATCGTGCCGCTGGGTCTGGACGGCCGCGTGGCCGCCACCGCGCGGGGGCTGTCGCCGGCCACGTCGCAGCAGTTGCGGGTGATGATGAACCGCACCGCGCGCAGCGGCACCGCGGCGGGCGTGATGGCCGGTCTGAGCGGGAACGTCGGCGCGAAGACCGGCTCGGCGGAGGTCGACGGGCAGTCGCGGTCCAACAGTTGGTTCACCGGATACCGGAACGACATGGCCGCCGCCGCGATGACCGAGGACGGCGGACACGGCATCGACGCGGCCGGTCCGATTGTCGCAAGAGTGCTACGGAGTGCGGGCTGA
- a CDS encoding dolichyl-phosphate-mannose--protein mannosyltransferase has protein sequence MTSTASSTDLRQGQAPPDDERPSWQRRLRRFGYVPPAGAPAADVRDRLVPPYARCSPRMWQVLGAPPHLADRIDRWSGWGGPLLVTLLAGLLRFWHLGSPRAVIFDETYYAKDAWALVHRGFEVNWDKNANDVVLASHGHLAIPSDAAYVVHPPVGKYVIGLGELIFGFDPFGWRFMTALLGTLSVLLLCRIGRRMFRSTFLGCLAGTLMAVDGLHFVMSRTALLDGVLMFFVVAAFGCLIVDRDRAREKLGAALPVGPDGVARPDARTGDTFRFGWRPWRWGAGVMLGLAFGTKWNGLYILAAFCVMAVLWDVGARKVAGARHPYEAVLKYDTGITFLATVPVTIAVYVASWTGWILSSADGSGGYFRNWAATDGRGGSWTFLPDWLRSLWHYEHEVYNFHVNLSSPHTYQSNPWSWIVLGRPVSYFYESPTPGAGGCPLGTSGKCAREVLALGTPVLWWAGCAALLYVLWRWAFRRDWRAGAIACGIAAGYLPWFMYQERTIFLFYAVVFLPFLCLGVAMLVGAIIGPPNSTDTRRVVGATAAGVLVLLIAWNFIYFWPLYTGQAIPLDQWRSRMWLDTWV, from the coding sequence GTGACCAGTACCGCGTCCTCCACGGACCTCCGGCAGGGCCAGGCGCCGCCCGACGACGAGCGGCCGTCCTGGCAGCGGCGGCTGCGCCGATTCGGCTACGTACCTCCCGCGGGCGCCCCAGCGGCCGATGTACGGGACCGGCTCGTGCCGCCCTACGCGCGGTGCTCGCCGCGGATGTGGCAGGTGCTGGGCGCTCCGCCGCACCTGGCGGACCGGATCGACCGCTGGTCGGGCTGGGGCGGTCCGCTGCTGGTGACGCTGCTCGCGGGCCTGCTGCGGTTCTGGCACCTGGGCAGCCCGCGTGCGGTGATATTCGACGAGACGTACTACGCCAAGGACGCCTGGGCCCTCGTCCACCGGGGCTTCGAGGTCAACTGGGACAAGAACGCCAACGACGTCGTCCTCGCGTCCCACGGCCACCTCGCGATCCCCTCGGACGCGGCGTACGTCGTGCATCCGCCGGTCGGGAAGTACGTGATCGGCCTGGGTGAGCTGATCTTCGGGTTCGACCCGTTCGGCTGGCGGTTCATGACCGCGCTGCTCGGCACGCTGAGCGTGCTGCTGCTGTGCCGGATCGGGCGCCGGATGTTCCGCTCGACCTTCCTCGGCTGCCTGGCGGGCACGCTGATGGCGGTGGACGGCCTGCACTTCGTGATGAGCCGGACCGCGCTGCTGGACGGCGTGCTGATGTTCTTCGTGGTCGCCGCCTTCGGCTGCCTGATCGTGGACCGGGACAGGGCGCGGGAGAAACTCGGCGCCGCGCTCCCGGTCGGCCCGGACGGCGTGGCCCGCCCGGACGCGCGGACCGGGGACACCTTCCGGTTCGGCTGGCGGCCCTGGCGCTGGGGCGCGGGCGTGATGCTGGGCCTGGCCTTCGGCACCAAGTGGAACGGCCTGTACATCCTGGCCGCGTTCTGCGTCATGGCGGTGCTGTGGGACGTGGGCGCCCGCAAGGTCGCCGGCGCCCGGCACCCGTACGAGGCGGTGCTGAAGTACGACACCGGGATCACGTTCCTGGCGACGGTGCCGGTGACCATCGCGGTGTACGTGGCGTCCTGGACGGGCTGGATCCTCTCCTCCGCCGACGGTTCCGGCGGCTACTTCCGCAACTGGGCCGCGACCGACGGCCGGGGCGGTTCCTGGACCTTCCTGCCGGACTGGCTGCGCAGCCTGTGGCACTACGAGCACGAGGTCTACAACTTCCACGTCAACCTGTCGTCCCCGCACACCTACCAGTCCAACCCGTGGAGCTGGATCGTGCTGGGCCGCCCGGTCTCGTACTTCTACGAGTCCCCCACGCCCGGCGCCGGCGGCTGCCCGCTGGGCACGAGCGGGAAGTGCGCCCGCGAGGTGCTGGCGCTCGGTACGCCCGTGCTGTGGTGGGCGGGGTGCGCGGCGCTCCTGTACGTGCTGTGGCGCTGGGCGTTCCGCCGCGACTGGCGGGCCGGGGCCATCGCCTGCGGCATCGCGGCCGGGTACCTCCCCTGGTTCATGTACCAGGAGCGGACGATCTTCCTGTTCTACGCGGTGGTCTTCCTGCCGTTCCTGTGTCTGGGCGTGGCGATGCTGGTCGGCGCGATCATCGGCCCGCCGAACTCCACCGACACCCGCCGCGTGGTCGGCGCGACGGCGGCGGGCGTCCTGGTGCTGCTGATCGCCTGGAACTTCATCTACTTCTGGCCCCTGTACACCGGCCAGGCGATCCCGCTGGACCAGTGGCGGTCGCGGATGTGGCTGGACACCTGGGTGTAG
- the rsmI gene encoding 16S rRNA (cytidine(1402)-2'-O)-methyltransferase codes for MTGTLVLAGTPIGDVADAPPRLSKELADADVIAAEDTRRLRRLTQALGVSPGGRVVSYFEGNESARTPELVEELRGGARVLLVTDAGMPSVSDPGYRLVAAAVEHDIKVTAVPGPSAVLTALALSGLPVDRFCFEGFLPRKAGERLSRLRENAGERRTLVYFEAPHRLDDTLAAMAEVFGADRRAAVCRELTKTYEEVKRGPLAELAAWAAEGVRGEITVVVEGAPETGPEELDAEELVRRVRIREEAGERRKEAIAAVAAEAGLPKRVVFDAVVASKRTTG; via the coding sequence GTGACTGGAACCCTTGTCCTCGCAGGTACCCCCATCGGCGACGTCGCGGACGCCCCGCCCCGGCTGTCGAAGGAGCTGGCGGACGCCGACGTGATCGCCGCCGAGGACACCCGGCGGCTGCGCCGCCTCACCCAGGCCCTCGGGGTGAGTCCGGGCGGCCGCGTGGTGTCGTACTTCGAGGGCAACGAGTCCGCGCGCACCCCCGAGCTGGTGGAGGAGCTGCGCGGCGGCGCCCGTGTGCTGCTCGTCACGGACGCCGGGATGCCGTCGGTCTCCGACCCCGGCTACCGGCTCGTCGCCGCCGCCGTCGAGCACGACATCAAGGTCACCGCCGTGCCGGGGCCCTCCGCCGTGCTCACCGCGCTCGCCCTGTCCGGGCTGCCGGTGGACCGGTTCTGCTTCGAGGGGTTCCTGCCCCGCAAGGCGGGCGAACGCCTGTCCCGGCTGCGTGAGAACGCCGGCGAACGGCGCACTCTCGTCTACTTCGAGGCCCCGCACCGCCTCGACGACACCCTCGCCGCGATGGCCGAGGTCTTCGGCGCCGACCGCCGGGCCGCCGTCTGCCGCGAGCTGACCAAGACGTACGAGGAGGTCAAGCGCGGCCCCCTCGCCGAGCTGGCCGCCTGGGCCGCCGAGGGCGTGCGCGGCGAGATCACCGTCGTCGTCGAGGGCGCCCCCGAGACCGGTCCCGAGGAACTGGACGCCGAGGAGCTCGTCCGCCGCGTCCGCATCCGCGAGGAGGCCGGCGAGCGCCGCAAGGAGGCCATCGCGGCGGTCGCGGCGGAGGCGGGACTGCCCAAGCGGGTGGTGTTCGACGCGGTGGTGGCGTCCAAGCGCACGACGGGCTGA
- a CDS encoding TatD family hydrolase codes for MPANAPKSDKNAPPPLPAPLGVEVADSHTHLDMQSGTVEEGLAKAASVGVTTVVQVGCDLAGSRWAAETAAAYDSVHATVALHPNEAPRIVHGDPDGWSRQGARVPGGDAALDEALAEIDRLAALPQVKGVGETGLDFFRTGPEGKEAQERSFRAHIEIAKRHGKTLVIHDRDAHADVLRVLKEEGAPERTVFHCYSGDADMAEVCAREGYYMSFAGNVTFKNAQDLRDALVVAPAELILVETDAPFLTPAPYRGRPNAPYLIPVTVRAMAAVRGTDEDTLAAALGANTARAFGY; via the coding sequence ATGCCTGCGAACGCCCCCAAGAGCGACAAGAACGCGCCGCCCCCGCTCCCGGCGCCCCTGGGCGTCGAGGTGGCCGACTCCCACACCCACCTCGACATGCAGTCCGGCACCGTCGAGGAGGGTCTGGCGAAGGCCGCGTCGGTCGGCGTGACCACGGTCGTGCAGGTCGGCTGCGACCTCGCGGGCTCCCGCTGGGCCGCGGAGACGGCCGCCGCGTACGACAGCGTCCACGCGACGGTCGCCCTGCACCCGAACGAGGCCCCGCGCATCGTGCACGGCGATCCCGACGGGTGGTCCCGCCAGGGTGCCCGCGTGCCGGGCGGGGACGCCGCGCTCGACGAGGCACTCGCCGAGATCGACCGGCTCGCCGCGCTCCCGCAGGTCAAGGGCGTCGGCGAGACCGGCCTCGACTTCTTCCGCACCGGCCCCGAGGGCAAGGAGGCGCAGGAGCGGTCCTTCCGCGCCCACATCGAGATCGCCAAGCGGCACGGCAAGACCCTGGTCATCCACGACCGCGACGCCCACGCCGACGTCCTGCGCGTGCTGAAGGAGGAGGGCGCCCCCGAGCGCACCGTCTTCCACTGCTACTCCGGCGACGCCGACATGGCCGAGGTCTGCGCCCGCGAGGGCTACTACATGTCCTTCGCGGGCAACGTCACCTTCAAGAACGCCCAGGACCTCCGGGACGCCCTCGTGGTGGCCCCGGCGGAGCTGATCCTGGTGGAGACCGACGCGCCCTTCCTCACCCCGGCGCCCTACCGCGGCCGCCCCAACGCCCCGTACCTGATCCCGGTCACCGTGCGCGCCATGGCCGCCGTACGGGGCACCGACGAGGACACCCTCGCCGCCGCCCTCGGCGCCAACACCGCGCGCGCCTTCGGCTACTGA
- a CDS encoding resuscitation-promoting factor, producing MSKSYERYGPHGTLGDEPAVPSVHSALTLPYGVPADTYRPAYEAVPPPRRAPEGVRPAGRGRRAAARPESPVRRLLPQALVVAFLAGGTAAFVAEDKAVELTVDGRPRTLHTFADDVTAVLAEEGVRVGRHDVVVPAPGTPLTDGDEIAVRHGRPVRLTIDGERREVWTTADTVDGALRQIGVRAEGAYLSASRSLPIGRAGLALDVRTERTVTVMADGRTRTVRTNAATVADVLREAGVTLHGQDTTSVPGTAFPRDGQTVTVLRITGTHETHDEEIPYAVRRTEDPTLLKGTEVVDQAGRPGLRRTTYLLRTVNGVRQRPRRERSEVVREPRRQVVRVGTKPRPATASGADGLNWHALAVCESGGRPDAVDPSGTYGGLYQFDTATWHGLGGSGRPQDAPSEEQTRRAKTLYLRHGTSPWPHCGARLRG from the coding sequence GTGAGCAAGAGTTACGAGCGGTACGGCCCCCACGGCACCCTCGGCGACGAACCGGCCGTGCCGTCGGTGCACAGCGCGCTGACCCTGCCGTACGGCGTGCCCGCCGACACCTACCGCCCCGCCTACGAGGCGGTGCCCCCGCCCCGCAGGGCACCGGAGGGCGTGAGACCGGCGGGGCGCGGACGCCGGGCCGCCGCCCGGCCCGAGTCCCCGGTGCGCCGCCTGCTGCCGCAGGCACTGGTCGTCGCCTTCCTCGCCGGGGGCACCGCCGCCTTCGTCGCCGAGGACAAGGCGGTCGAGCTGACCGTCGACGGCCGCCCCCGCACCCTGCACACCTTCGCCGACGACGTCACCGCAGTCCTCGCCGAGGAGGGCGTACGCGTCGGCCGGCACGACGTCGTCGTGCCCGCCCCCGGCACCCCGCTCACCGACGGCGACGAGATCGCCGTCCGCCACGGCCGCCCGGTCCGGCTCACCATCGACGGCGAACGCCGCGAGGTGTGGACCACCGCCGACACCGTCGACGGCGCGCTCAGACAGATCGGGGTGCGCGCGGAGGGCGCCTACCTGTCCGCCTCCCGCTCCCTGCCCATCGGCCGCGCCGGACTCGCCCTCGACGTCCGCACCGAGCGCACCGTCACGGTCATGGCGGACGGCCGCACCCGCACCGTCCGCACCAACGCCGCCACCGTCGCCGACGTGCTGCGCGAGGCCGGGGTCACCCTGCACGGCCAGGACACCACCTCCGTGCCCGGCACCGCCTTCCCGCGCGACGGCCAGACCGTCACCGTGCTGCGGATCACCGGCACCCACGAGACGCACGACGAGGAGATCCCGTACGCCGTGCGCCGCACCGAGGACCCCACCCTGCTCAAGGGCACCGAGGTCGTCGACCAGGCCGGGCGCCCCGGGCTGCGCCGCACCACCTACCTGCTGCGCACCGTCAACGGGGTCCGGCAGCGCCCCCGCCGCGAGCGCTCCGAGGTGGTGCGCGAACCACGCCGGCAGGTCGTCCGCGTCGGCACCAAGCCGCGCCCGGCCACCGCGTCCGGCGCCGACGGCCTGAACTGGCACGCGCTGGCCGTCTGCGAGTCCGGCGGCCGCCCCGACGCCGTCGACCCCTCCGGCACCTACGGCGGGCTCTACCAGTTCGACACCGCCACCTGGCACGGCCTCGGCGGCAGCGGACGCCCCCAGGACGCGCCGTCCGAGGAGCAGACCCGCCGGGCCAAGACGCTGTACCTGCGGCACGGCACCTCGCCCTGGCCGCACTGCGGGGCGCGCCTGCGCGGCTGA
- the rsmA gene encoding 16S rRNA (adenine(1518)-N(6)/adenine(1519)-N(6))-dimethyltransferase RsmA — MSSPTPDALLGPADIRELAAVLGVRPTKQRGQNFVIDANTVRRIVRTAEVRPDDVVVEVGPGLGSLTLALLEAADRVTAVEIDDVLAAALPATVAARMPSRADRFALVHSDAMLVDELPGPPPTALVANLPYNVAVPVLLHMLATFPSIERSLVMVQSEVADRLAAAPGSKVYGVPSVKANWYAEVKRAGAIGRNVFWPAPNVDSGLVSLVRRTEPVKTSATRAEVFAVVDAAFAQRRKTLRAALAGWAGSAAAAEAALVAAGVSPQARGEALTVEEFARIAEHKGHGGAAA; from the coding sequence GTGAGCAGCCCCACCCCCGACGCCCTCCTCGGTCCCGCCGACATCCGCGAACTGGCGGCCGTGCTCGGCGTACGGCCGACCAAGCAGCGCGGCCAGAACTTCGTGATCGACGCCAACACGGTCCGCCGCATCGTGCGCACCGCCGAGGTACGCCCCGACGACGTGGTGGTGGAGGTCGGGCCGGGACTCGGCTCCCTCACCCTCGCCCTCCTGGAGGCCGCCGACCGGGTCACCGCCGTCGAGATCGACGACGTCCTGGCCGCCGCGCTGCCCGCGACCGTCGCCGCCCGGATGCCCTCGCGCGCCGACCGGTTCGCGCTGGTCCACTCCGACGCGATGCTCGTCGACGAACTGCCCGGCCCGCCGCCGACCGCGCTCGTCGCCAACCTGCCCTACAACGTCGCCGTCCCCGTGCTGCTGCACATGCTCGCGACCTTCCCGAGCATCGAGCGCTCCCTGGTGATGGTCCAGTCCGAGGTCGCCGACCGGCTCGCCGCCGCGCCCGGCTCCAAGGTGTACGGCGTGCCCTCGGTCAAGGCCAACTGGTACGCCGAGGTCAAGCGGGCCGGGGCGATCGGCCGCAACGTCTTCTGGCCCGCGCCGAACGTGGACAGCGGCCTGGTCTCGCTGGTCCGGCGGACCGAGCCGGTCAAGACGTCGGCCACCCGGGCAGAGGTCTTCGCCGTGGTCGACGCCGCCTTCGCCCAGCGCCGCAAGACGCTGCGCGCCGCGCTCGCCGGCTGGGCCGGTTCGGCCGCCGCCGCCGAGGCCGCGCTGGTCGCCGCCGGGGTCTCCCCGCAGGCGCGCGGCGAGGCGCTGACGGTGGAGGAGTTCGCGCGGATCGCCGAGCACAAGGGACACGGGGGAGCCGCCGCGTGA
- a CDS encoding 4-(cytidine 5'-diphospho)-2-C-methyl-D-erythritol kinase, giving the protein MSVTVRVPAKVNVQLGVGAARPDGFHDLANVFLAVGLYDEVTVTPADGLRVTCSGPDADKVPLDRTNLAARAALVLAERRGIEPSVHIHIAKDIPVAGGMAGGSADCAGALLACDALWGTGASRAELLDICAELGSDVPFSLVGGAALGTGRGEKLAPLEVGGTFHWVFAMAERGLSTPAVFREFDRLTEGHDIPAPEADPSLLTALAKGDVEALAAALSNDLQPAALSLYPELAATLETGSGAGAQAVLVSGSGPTTAFLCRDADAAAQVTQALRDSGTCRTTRTAAGPAPGATVV; this is encoded by the coding sequence GTGAGCGTCACGGTGAGGGTCCCCGCCAAGGTCAACGTCCAGCTCGGCGTGGGCGCGGCCCGCCCCGACGGCTTCCACGACCTGGCCAACGTCTTCCTCGCCGTCGGCCTGTACGACGAGGTCACCGTCACCCCGGCCGACGGACTCCGGGTCACCTGCTCCGGCCCGGACGCCGACAAGGTCCCCCTGGACCGCACCAACCTCGCCGCCCGCGCCGCGCTCGTGCTGGCGGAGCGCCGGGGCATCGAGCCCTCGGTCCACATCCACATCGCCAAGGACATCCCGGTCGCGGGCGGCATGGCCGGCGGCAGCGCCGACTGCGCGGGCGCCCTGCTGGCCTGCGACGCCCTGTGGGGTACGGGTGCCTCGCGCGCCGAACTCCTCGACATCTGCGCCGAGCTGGGCAGCGACGTCCCCTTCAGCCTGGTCGGCGGGGCGGCGCTGGGTACCGGGCGCGGCGAGAAGCTGGCTCCGCTGGAGGTCGGCGGCACGTTCCACTGGGTGTTCGCGATGGCGGAGCGGGGCCTGTCGACCCCGGCGGTGTTCCGCGAGTTCGACCGCCTGACGGAGGGCCACGACATCCCGGCCCCTGAGGCCGACCCGTCCCTGCTGACGGCCCTGGCGAAGGGCGACGTCGAGGCCCTGGCGGCAGCCCTCTCCAACGACCTCCAGCCGGCCGCGCTCTCCCTCTACCCGGAGCTGGCGGCCACCCTGGAGACGGGGAGCGGCGCGGGTGCGCAGGCGGTGCTGGTCTCCGGTTCGGGTCCCACGACTGCCTTCCTGTGCCGCGACGCGGACGCCGCGGCACAGGTGACGCAGGCCCTTCGCGACTCCGGCACCTGTCGCACCACCCGCACGGCAGCGGGGCCTGCGCCGGGGGCGACGGTGGTCTGA
- a CDS encoding Uma2 family endonuclease → MGGMMTAESAEHQVEWPVPPQDGYTVDDLFTLPNLPPHTELIDGSLVFVSPQRRFHYLAINLLFDGLRAALPPEFSAEREMTVILDDRNGPEPDVCVVRADAVTGLDQTRFRAEDVLLVVEVVSPESGSRDRTTKPQKYAAAGIRNFWRVEQDGPTGGPLVHVYEIDPLTSRYVHMGLHRDQLKVDKPYPIGVDLTGIDRR, encoded by the coding sequence ATGGGAGGCATGATGACCGCCGAGTCCGCCGAGCACCAGGTCGAGTGGCCGGTGCCGCCGCAGGACGGCTACACCGTGGATGACCTGTTCACGCTGCCCAATCTCCCGCCGCACACCGAGTTGATCGACGGGAGCCTGGTTTTCGTGAGTCCGCAGCGGCGTTTCCACTACCTTGCGATCAACCTGCTGTTCGACGGACTGCGCGCCGCGCTCCCTCCGGAGTTCAGCGCCGAACGGGAGATGACCGTCATCCTTGACGACCGCAACGGGCCCGAACCCGACGTCTGCGTGGTCCGCGCCGACGCGGTCACCGGGCTGGACCAGACCAGGTTCCGGGCCGAGGACGTGCTGCTCGTTGTGGAGGTCGTCTCACCCGAGTCCGGGTCCCGCGACCGCACGACGAAGCCGCAGAAGTACGCCGCCGCGGGAATCCGGAACTTCTGGCGTGTCGAACAGGACGGACCCACCGGCGGTCCACTCGTCCATGTCTATGAGATCGACCCGCTCACCAGCCGATACGTACACATGGGCCTGCACAGGGACCAGCTCAAGGTCGACAAGCCCTACCCGATCGGCGTCGACCTGACCGGCATCGACCGGCGCTGA